One Pyrenophora tritici-repentis strain M4 chromosome 5, whole genome shotgun sequence DNA window includes the following coding sequences:
- a CDS encoding ArgE, Acetylornithine deacetylase-Succinyl-diaminopimelate desuccinylase and related deacylase has translation MALLNSRFPAGLRIASRRYPTLKAGPARIGCEHFRRFSNSPQWQIRTKEMNDEMIRDLKVNQKRLMDNIHHTCQWGIGERWGEKPTETGMSRLALSDTDKAARDWFAETTKALGCEVTVDAMGNQFAVRPGLRNDKPPTFVGSHLDTQPTGGRYDGILGVTAGVEMLRVLADNWTETEYPVGVVNWTNEEGARFPMSMVASGVWAGSIPLETAHNLREVHPGTATMKSELERIGYLGSTPASYEAMPMAAHFELHIEQGPLLEMANKKVGVVTGVQAYKWLTVKVKGRDTHTGTTDLKSRADALLTASKMIIHSHRLATANYALASTGILNLKPGSTNTVPGEVIFSLDIRSPKDETVAKMKELVLRDFAKIAAGEDVDGSNYGCTSALPLTVDITEDFDSPATNFHADCIASVRQSANKILGPNQYMEMTSGAGHDSVYASKRCPTSMVFVPCREGVSHNPREFCKEEDCALGAQVLLQSVVRFDRMRDERRVSWKQEPYTL, from the exons ATGGCTCTCTTGAACAGTAGGTTCCCTGCAGGCCTTCGGATTGCAAGCAGACGCTACCCTACGCTGAAAGCTGGACCGGCAAGGATTGGCTGCGAGCATTTCAGACGCTTCTCCAACTCGCCGCAATGGCAGATCAGGACTAAGGAGATGAATGATGAAATGATCAGGGATCTCAAAGTTAATCAAAAGCGGTTGATGGATAATATTCACCACACATGTCAATGGGGCATAGGGGAGCGATGGGGAGA GAAGCCAACAGAGACAGGAATGAGCCGTCTGGCCCTCTCTGACACTGACAAAGCTGCACGTGACTGGTTTGCCGAGACAACAAAAGCCCTAG GATGTGAAGTCACTGTGGATGCCATGGGAAATCAATTCGCTGTTCGGCCAGGTCTTAGGAATGATAAGCCGCCAACATTTGTCGGAAGCCACCTTGACACCCAGCCAACTGGTGGAAGATATGATGGCATTCTAGGTGTTACAGCAGGTGTTGAGATGCTTAGAGTTCTCGCTGACAATTGGACGGAGACCGAGTATCCTGTCGGTGTGGTAAACTGGACCAATGAAGAAGGCGCCCGGTTTCCCATGTCCATGGTCGCGAGTGGAGTATGGGCAGGTTCTATACCTCTCGAAACGGCACATAATCTTCGTGAAGTCCATCCCGGAACTGCAACGATGAAGTCTGAACTTGAGCGTATTGGCTATCTGGGCAGCACACCAGCAAGTTACGAGGCTATGCCCATGGCGGCACACTTCGAACTTCATATCGAGCAAGGCCCGTTGCTGGAAATGGCCAACAAGAAGGTCGGCGTCGTCACCGGAGTCCAGGCGTATAAATGGCTCACCGTAAAAGTGAAAGGAAGAGACACTCATACTGGCACAACCGATCTCAAATCACGAGCGGACGCCTTATTGACTGCAAGCAAGATGATTATACACTCGCACCGTCTTGCAACCGCGAATTACGCGCTAGCATCAACAGGCATACTGAACTTGAAGCCTGGCTCCACGAACACAGTACCGGGCGAAGTGATTTTCAGTCTGGATATTCGATCACCCAAGGACGAAACAGTCGCGAAGATGAAAGAGCTGGTCCTCCGCGATTTCGCCAAGATAGCTGCCGGAGAAGACGTCGATGGCTCAAACTATGGTTGCACAAGCGCTCTTCCACTTACAGTCGACATTACCGAAGACTTCGACAGCCCAGCCACAAACTTCCACGCCGATTGCATCGCATCTGTCCGGCAGTCTGCGAACAAGATTCTCGGCCCCAACCAGTACATGGAGATGACATCTGGGGCTGGCCATGATAGTGTTTATGCCAGCAAGCGCTGCCCGACAAGCATGGTTTTCGTACCTTGCAGAGAAGGCGTAAGTCATAACCCACGCGAGTTTTGCAAAGAGGAAGACTGTGCACTAGGCGCACAAGTCTTGCTACAAAGCGTAGTCAGGTTCGACAGAATGAGGGACGAGAGGCGAGTCAGTTGGAAGCAAGAGCCATACACCCTGTGA
- a CDS encoding Telomere-Sde2 multi-domain protein has protein sequence MDTTTQSPITVIVNSIRGQNIAFATEKDAPLTSIYDTLYERAPWIQNSSYILTTNSRRSVRHDTTPISSLLSSPADTFLSLRLTVPLCGGKGGFGSILRAQGGRMSSRKKKQGDANGSSRNLDGRRLRTVTEAKILAEYLAIKPEMEQREKDERRKKWEDIVESTERKQDELMNSRGTARLDGKWVEDKEEAENKTREAIEKMLMAQRESSEEDEDDVQPTASASKPVQQRAMFGWDDEDDEFMSDSEEEDEVSEEDAQPVVEGKGKARAT, from the coding sequence ATGGACACCACCACACAGTCGCCCATTACCGTAATCGTCAATAGCATCCGCGGGCAAAACATCGCGTTCGCTACAGAGAAGGATGCACCTCTCACTTCCATCTACGACACACTCTACGAACGCGCACCTTGGATACAAAACTCATCCTACATCCTCACCACCAACTCGCGTCGATCAGTCCGCCATGACACAACACCCATCTCATCACTGCTTTCTTCGCCGGCAGACACATTTCTCTCCCTGCGTCTGACTGTACCGTTATGTGGTGGCAAAGGTGGTTTTGGATCGATTTTGCGCGCCCAGGGTGGTCGCATGTCCTCGCGCAAGAAGAAGCAAGGCGATGCAAATGGCTCGTCTCGCAACCTGGACGGACGACGCCTGCGCACAGTCACCGAAGCCAAGATACTCGCTGAGTACCTAGCCATCAAGCCGGAGATGGAGCAGCGAGAAAAAGACGAGCGTAGGAAGAAGTGGGAGGATATCGTCGAAAGCACCGAGCGAAAGCAGGATGAGCTCATGAACAGCAGAGGCACAGCACGTCTAGATGGAAAatgggtagaggacaaaGAGGAAGCGGAGAACAAGACACGAGAGGCTATCGAGAAGATGCTCATGGCACAGCGGGAAAGCTCAGAggaagatgaagacgatgTCCAGCCGACTGCTTCTGCATCAAAGCCAGTGCAGCAGCGGGCTATGTTCGGCTGGGATGACGAAGACGATGAATTTATGAGTGACAGTGAAGAAGAGGACGAAGTTTCTGAAGAGGATGCCCAACCCGTTGTTGAGGGCAAAGGAAAAGCAAGGGCCACTTGA
- a CDS encoding 40S ribosomal protein eS10 produces MLIPKADRKKIHEYLFREGVLVAKKDFNLPKHGDIDTKNLYVVKACQSLTSRGYLKTRFSWQYYYYTLTPEGLDYLREWLHLPAEIVPQTHIKQQRSAPPRVLDDHVFNDTQ; encoded by the exons ATGCTCATCCCCAAGGCCGACCGCAAGAAGATCCACGA GTACCTCTTCCGAG AGGGCGTACTCGTTGCCAAGAAGGACTTCAACCTTCCCAAGCACGGCGACATTGACACCAAGAACCTTTACGTAGTC AAAGCCT GCCAATCCCTGACCTCCCGCGGCTACCTCAAGACCCGCTTCTCATGGCAatactactactacaccCTCACCCCTGAGGGTCTCGACTACCTCCGTGAATGGCTCCACCTCCCCGCCGAGATTGTGCCCCAGACCCACATCAAGCAGCAGCGCTCTGCTCCTCCCCGGG TCTTAGATGACCACGTTTTCAATGATACCCAGTAA
- a CDS encoding AdoMet-MTase domain containing protein, whose amino-acid sequence MNESGQEIYHDDTASNMVDNAPSTPNSEAAMTQPPSTPNPADEQPPDNNKKFTPYDPYLAPKIPSGLPPELWLLIHSAPANFAPQYFLEVTRNLLANPNLTASHLARAELSYQSFNDATFNPKAQTSEELAGIVKHLRAECRPRLLEGGVEGYELEYTVVRKLVPRNPKLDESIMQTCHLFVSEADIAVKSEEQEETVKAESTLIPPNTGVLSIHYDLFPTLPLDNRLARTALKLLDVIHKHSRGRAGGYTKRVHHDQVIGQKRFQDTYAYLKGKYARVLIEGWVEQTPAEKHVFEDLGIAAFLHEVWVDMYGEVASSSREDQGGEKGGEEDGNTTDPDHRKTTAQAKFPGFVDIGCGNGLLVHILNNEGWHGWGFDARRRKTWDTFPPAHTAKLHEMLLVPAILQSSSSPSSTTTAEPTNPPHHNGIFPPSTFIISNHADELTPWTPLLAHLNTSPFIAIPCCSHDLAGTRFRAPVHAKHVLHDPTTVESKKNKAPSAYASLCSWSCHLTEKTGFVVEREHLRIPSTRNIAVLGRRVRDEDRGCASMEERLVFLRKFVEKEMGGQSIAQVREAWMKSGDGLLKPGKGGH is encoded by the exons ATGAATGAATCTGGACAAGAAATATATCACGACGATACAGCAAGCAACATGGTTGATAATGCACCATCCACACCCAACAGCGAAGCAGCCATGACCCAACCGCCCTCGACTCCAAACCCAGCAGATGAACAACCACCCGACAACAACAAAAAATTCACCCCTTATGACCCATATCTAGCCCCAAAGATTCCCTCTGGCCTACCTCCAGAACTCTGGCTCCTCATCCACTCGGCCCCCGCAAACTTCGCACCTCAGTACTTTCTCGAAGTAACCCGCAACCTACTCGCCAATCCAAATCTAACCGCCTCTCATCTTGCCCGCGCAGAACTCTCGTACCAGTCCTTCAACGACGCGACATTTAATCCCAAAGCGCAGACGTCTGAAGAACTCGCTGGTATTGTGAAGCATTTGCGGGCGGAATGCCGGCCGAGGCTGCTTGAAGGTGGGGTGGAAGGGTATGAGCTAGAGTATACAGTTGTCCGAAAACTGGTGCCTAGGAATCCGAAACTAGATGAGTCGATCATGCAGACATGTCATTTGTTTGTATCTGAGGCAGATATCGCGGTGAAGAGTGAGGAACAGGAAGAGACAGTCAAGGCAGAAAG CACGCTCATCCCGCCAAACACGGGCGTTCTATCAATCCACTACGACCTCTTCCCCACACTACCCCTAGACAACAGACTCGCGCGCACGGCGCTCAAACTCCTAGACGTCATACACAAGCACTCGCGCGGCCGGGCGGGCGGCTACACCAAACGCGTGCATCACGATCAGGTGATTGGGCAGAAGAGATTTCAAGACACGTATGCGTATCTCAAGGGCAAGTACGCGAGGGTGTTGATTGAAGGGTGGGTGGAGCAGACGCCGGCTGAGAAGCATGTTTTTGAGGATTTGGGTATTGCGGCGTTTTTGCACGAGGTGTGGGTGGATATGTATGGGGAGGTTGCATCCTCATCAAGAGAAGATCAAGGAGGAGAAAAGGGAGGAGAAGAGGATGGGAATACGACCGATCCAGACCACCGCAAAACAACCGCCCAAGCCAAGTTCCCTGGCTTCGTAGATATCGGCTGTGGAAACGGCCTCCTCGTGCATATCCTGAACAACGAAGGTTGGCATGGCTGGGGTTTCGATGCCCGAAGGAGGAAAACTTGGGATACCTTCCCTCCCGCACACACCGCTAAACTACACGAAATGCTCCTCGTACCCGCGATCTTACAGTCAtcttcctctccttcctcgacaacaacagcagAACCCACCAACCCACCCCACCACAATGGCATCTTCCCCCCATCCACATTCATCATAAGTAACCACGCCGACGAACTCACACCCTGGACCCCGCTCCTCGCCCATCTAAACACCTCTCCCTTCATCGCTATACCATGTTGTTCGCACGACCTGGCAGGCACCAGGTTCCGCGCGCCTGTGCATGCGAAACACGTGCTGCATGATCCGACGACAGTGGAGTCGAAGAAGAATAAAGCGCCTTCTGCGTATGCCAGTTTGTGTAGTTGGTCGTGCCATTTGACGGAGAAGACGGGGTTTGTGGTGGAGAGGGAGCACTTGAGGATTCCGAGTACAAGAAATATTGCGGTGTTGGGGAGGAGGGTGCGGGATGAAGATAGAGGTTGTGCAAGTATGGAGGAGAGGCTGGTGTTTTTGAGGAAGTTTGTGGAAAAGGAAATGGGTGGTCAGAGTATTGCTCAGGTACGCGAAGCGTGGATGAAGAGTGGTGATGGGTTACTCAAGCCAGGGAAAGGTGGACATTGA